The following are encoded in a window of uncultured Ilyobacter sp. genomic DNA:
- the tuf gene encoding elongation factor Tu, with translation MAKEKFSRTKPHVNVGTIGHVDHGKTTTTAAISKVLSDKGLAKRVDFANIDQAPEERERGITINTAHIEYETVARHYAHVDCPGHADYVKNMITGAAQMDGAILVVSAADGPMPQTREHILLSRQVGVPYIVVYLNKADMVDDEELLELVEMEVRELLTDYGFPGDDIPVIAGSSLGALNGEAQWVAKIEELMDAVDSYIPSPERAIDQPFLMPVEDVFTITGRGTVVTGRVERGIIKVGEEIAIIGIRDTQKAVCTGVEMFRKLLDQGEAGDNIGALLRGIKKEDVERGQVLAKPGSITPHTGFTSEVYVLTKEEGGRHTPFFSGYRPQFYFRTTDITGAISLPEGVEMVMPGDNIEMTVELIHPIAMEEGLRFAIREGGRTVASGVVATITK, from the coding sequence ATGGCTAAGGAAAAATTTTCAAGAACGAAACCCCATGTAAACGTAGGAACAATAGGACACGTTGACCATGGAAAAACAACAACAACTGCAGCAATCTCAAAAGTACTTTCTGACAAAGGACTTGCTAAGAGAGTAGATTTCGCAAACATCGACCAAGCACCAGAAGAGAGAGAAAGAGGAATCACAATCAACACAGCTCACATCGAGTATGAAACAGTAGCAAGACACTATGCTCACGTAGACTGTCCTGGCCATGCTGACTATGTAAAGAACATGATCACAGGAGCAGCTCAGATGGATGGAGCCATCCTAGTAGTATCAGCAGCAGACGGACCAATGCCTCAAACTAGAGAGCATATCCTTCTTTCAAGACAGGTAGGAGTACCTTATATCGTAGTATACCTAAACAAGGCAGATATGGTAGATGACGAAGAGTTATTAGAGCTAGTAGAAATGGAAGTAAGAGAATTACTAACAGACTACGGGTTCCCAGGGGACGACATACCTGTAATCGCAGGATCATCACTAGGAGCGCTTAACGGTGAAGCACAATGGGTAGCTAAAATCGAAGAGCTTATGGATGCAGTAGATAGCTACATTCCATCACCAGAAAGAGCAATAGACCAGCCATTCCTAATGCCAGTAGAAGACGTGTTCACGATCACAGGAAGAGGAACAGTAGTAACTGGAAGAGTAGAAAGAGGAATAATCAAAGTTGGAGAAGAGATTGCTATAATAGGTATCAGAGATACTCAAAAAGCAGTTTGTACAGGAGTAGAGATGTTCAGAAAGCTTCTTGATCAAGGAGAGGCTGGAGATAATATCGGAGCACTTCTAAGAGGAATCAAAAAAGAAGACGTAGAAAGAGGACAAGTTCTTGCTAAGCCAGGATCAATAACTCCACATACAGGATTCACATCAGAAGTATACGTACTAACAAAAGAAGAGGGTGGAAGACATACTCCATTCTTCTCTGGATACAGACCACAATTCTACTTCAGAACAACAGATATCACAGGAGCGATCTCTCTACCTGAAGGAGTAGAAATGGTAATGCCTGGAGACAACATTGAAATGACAGTAGAACTGATTCACCCAATCGCGATGGAAGAAGGGCTAAGATTCGCAATAAGAGAAGGTGGAAGAACTGTAGCTTCTGGAGTAGTTGCTACAATCACTAAATAA
- a CDS encoding transketolase — MADIKLLKEKSTQVRKDIVQMICKSKSGHPGGSLSAADIVTALYFSEMNVDPKNPKMEGRDRFVLSKGHAAPVLYAVLAEKGYFDRELLGTLRQYGSILQGHPDMKKVPGVEISTGSLGQGLSVANGMALSAKISEEDYRTYVLMGDGELQEGQVWEAAMTSAHYKLDNICAFVDYNNLQIDGNVDEIMGVAPLDKKWESFGWNVILIDGHNFEEILDALQKAKEYKGKPTVIIAETTKGKGVSFMENVCGFHGVAPTAEETELAVKELEKVEEILV; from the coding sequence ATGGCAGATATTAAACTCTTAAAAGAAAAATCAACACAAGTTAGAAAAGATATCGTTCAGATGATTTGTAAATCAAAATCTGGACATCCGGGGGGGTCCCTTTCTGCGGCGGATATAGTTACAGCACTTTATTTTTCTGAGATGAATGTTGATCCTAAAAATCCTAAAATGGAAGGTAGAGACAGATTTGTTCTTTCTAAAGGTCATGCTGCACCTGTTCTATACGCAGTTCTTGCTGAGAAGGGGTATTTTGACAGAGAACTTTTAGGGACCCTGAGACAGTATGGTTCAATCTTACAAGGTCATCCTGATATGAAAAAGGTACCTGGAGTAGAGATATCTACAGGTTCATTAGGTCAAGGTCTTTCAGTAGCCAACGGAATGGCATTGTCTGCTAAAATATCCGAAGAAGATTACCGAACTTATGTTTTGATGGGAGACGGAGAATTACAAGAGGGGCAAGTATGGGAAGCAGCGATGACTTCGGCTCACTATAAACTTGATAATATCTGTGCATTTGTTGATTATAATAATCTTCAGATAGATGGAAATGTAGATGAAATAATGGGTGTTGCTCCACTTGATAAGAAATGGGAGTCATTCGGATGGAATGTAATTTTAATTGATGGACACAATTTTGAAGAGATCCTAGACGCACTTCAAAAAGCAAAAGAATACAAAGGTAAACCTACAGTTATAATAGCAGAAACTACAAAAGGTAAAGGTGTATCTTTCATGGAAAATGTATGTGGGTTCCACGGAGTGGCTCCTACAGCTGAAGAAACTGAACTGGCTGTAAAAGAACTTGAGAAAGTAGAGGAAATTCTAGTTTAA
- a CDS encoding transketolase family protein, translating to MAKKSTRKAYGEALVELGKINENVVVLDADLSKSTQTAMFQKEFPKRHINVGIAEADLIGTAAGMATCGKIPFASTFAMFAAGRAFEQIRNTVAYPKLNVKIAPTHAGISVGEDGGSHQSVEDIALMRAIPGMVVLSPADAVETKKMVHAAVEYDGPVYLRLGRLDVPVLFDEETYEFQIGLINTAKEGSDVTVAATGLLVAEAMKAAEILAEEGVSVRVLNVGTIKPLDGETILKAAQETKFIVTAEEHSVIGGLGSAVSEFLSEVHPTKVKKIGIYDKFGQSGKGDELLVKYELTAEKIVSVIKENL from the coding sequence ATGGCAAAAAAATCTACAAGAAAAGCTTATGGAGAAGCTCTTGTTGAACTTGGAAAAATAAATGAAAATGTTGTTGTTTTAGATGCAGATCTTTCTAAATCTACTCAGACTGCAATGTTTCAAAAAGAATTCCCGAAAAGACATATTAACGTTGGAATAGCAGAAGCTGATTTGATCGGTACAGCTGCAGGTATGGCTACTTGCGGTAAGATACCCTTTGCTTCTACATTTGCTATGTTTGCAGCTGGAAGAGCATTTGAACAAATAAGAAATACTGTAGCATATCCAAAACTAAATGTAAAAATAGCTCCAACTCACGCTGGAATATCAGTAGGAGAGGATGGAGGATCACACCAATCTGTAGAAGATATAGCACTGATGAGAGCCATACCTGGAATGGTAGTACTTTCGCCTGCCGATGCAGTGGAAACTAAAAAAATGGTTCATGCAGCTGTGGAATATGATGGTCCTGTGTACCTAAGGCTTGGAAGACTGGATGTACCAGTTCTTTTTGATGAAGAAACTTATGAGTTCCAGATAGGATTAATAAATACAGCAAAAGAAGGGTCAGATGTGACAGTTGCTGCTACTGGACTGCTGGTAGCTGAAGCTATGAAAGCTGCTGAAATATTGGCAGAAGAGGGAGTTTCAGTAAGAGTACTGAATGTGGGAACAATCAAACCTCTAGATGGAGAAACGATCTTGAAGGCGGCTCAGGAGACTAAATTTATAGTTACTGCTGAGGAGCACTCTGTAATAGGAGGATTAGGTTCTGCAGTGTCTGAATTCCTTTCAGAAGTTCACCCTACGAAGGTAAAGAAAATAGGAATCTACGACAAGTTTGGACAAAGCGGAAAGGGAGACGAACTTCTTGTGAAGTACGAGCTTACTGCTGAAAAAATAGTATCGGTAATAAAAGAAAATTTATAG
- a CDS encoding ATP-binding cassette domain-containing protein: MVKFVSVNLNGKTEVNLELNKGEFYYLSYEKKKDKNLFLQMLTKVTLPKKGTIIIGGEDFTASPDSGCKVIMRKLGITYEDHKFISYKTIFENLKYYLNLRRYTDEEAIKLSVEVLKFFRLFHKKDDFIENLTQEEIHYFSLARALSTEPSYLVMEEFHKGLDDTNTKKVFLLLEEFCKNGLGIIYITNDRTIWERYPKDLNMLGEGVIKNV, encoded by the coding sequence TTGGTTAAATTTGTAAGTGTAAATTTAAATGGAAAAACTGAGGTTAATCTAGAATTAAACAAAGGTGAATTCTATTATCTTTCTTATGAAAAGAAAAAAGATAAAAATTTATTTTTACAAATGCTGACTAAAGTAACTCTTCCTAAGAAGGGGACAATAATAATCGGCGGGGAAGATTTCACAGCTTCCCCTGATTCAGGCTGTAAAGTTATAATGAGAAAACTAGGAATAACTTATGAAGATCATAAATTTATAAGTTATAAAACTATATTTGAAAATTTGAAATATTATCTTAATTTAAGGAGATATACCGATGAAGAAGCTATAAAACTATCAGTAGAGGTTTTGAAATTTTTTCGTCTTTTCCATAAAAAAGATGATTTTATAGAAAACTTAACTCAGGAGGAGATACACTATTTTAGCCTAGCAAGAGCTCTGTCCACAGAGCCATCATATCTTGTAATGGAGGAATTCCACAAGGGGCTAGATGATACAAACACAAAAAAAGTATTTTTACTGCTAGAAGAATTTTGTAAAAACGGCCTGGGGATAATTTATATTACAAATGATCGTACTATTTGGGAGAGATACCCAAAAGACTTAAATATGCTAGGAGAGGGTGTTATTAAAAATGTTTAA
- a CDS encoding permease-like cell division protein FtsX: MFNWLKLFLNEVDEIIDRDLRWYRMNFFNLIFAFIVLNAVGGVLLNLYQNTENLKDNYKVRIYLKGNPDEKSLNKFESKLLEMPEVVHMKYESKEVELRELEDDLGIRLPKGNNPLSDSISLTFDGYDKLELLRKNLDKEDSFIKEVYVDNDQLENLNKKIAQNETVMKYFFIGAFLPIVVIIFGLLHTNIVKHSRDISAKVYMGENKKIVLKPYYFISDAIFTGAAFTGTLIFLNIYEVFRREFINYDRDYILSSTEQMLVLAALTTLVIIVIFPFFSRKIYRIKGDNK; encoded by the coding sequence ATGTTTAACTGGTTAAAACTTTTTTTAAATGAAGTGGATGAAATAATAGATAGAGACTTAAGATGGTACAGAATGAATTTTTTTAATCTGATTTTTGCTTTTATAGTTTTAAATGCAGTTGGAGGAGTTCTTTTAAACCTGTATCAGAATACTGAGAATTTGAAAGATAATTATAAAGTCAGGATTTATCTGAAAGGTAATCCCGACGAAAAATCACTCAATAAATTTGAGAGTAAACTACTAGAGATGCCAGAAGTGGTACACATGAAGTATGAATCTAAAGAGGTAGAGCTAAGAGAGTTAGAAGATGACTTAGGAATAAGACTGCCTAAGGGTAACAATCCGCTTTCTGACAGTATATCACTCACCTTTGATGGATACGATAAGTTAGAACTCCTGAGAAAAAATTTAGACAAAGAAGATAGTTTTATAAAAGAAGTATATGTAGACAACGATCAATTGGAGAACTTGAACAAAAAAATAGCTCAAAATGAAACGGTTATGAAATATTTTTTCATAGGGGCTTTTTTACCTATTGTTGTTATAATATTTGGCCTTCTTCATACCAATATAGTGAAACACAGCAGAGACATAAGTGCTAAGGTTTATATGGGGGAAAATAAAAAGATTGTACTTAAACCATATTATTTTATAAGTGATGCTATATTTACAGGAGCTGCTTTTACGGGTACACTGATATTTCTCAATATCTATGAGGTTTTCAGAAGAGAATTCATAAACTATGACAGAGATTACATATTGAGCAGTACCGAACAGATGCTTGTCCTAGCTGCTTTGACTACTCTTGTAATTATTGTTATCTTTCCATTTTTTTCAAGGAAGATATATAGAATTAAAGGTGATAATAAGTGA
- a CDS encoding peptidoglycan DD-metalloendopeptidase family protein — protein sequence MRKCVVFFLILSSLSYGDQLSDMKKKVGDIEKGIKKSSKEIKVIGQNRELIKKQINDLESELKKIESEKKELMVKISSLSKKIEYSKSNLDFSSKELKIRNKEYNAKLEAWNRVKKNKNEKEYIQSNKRNFKELLYSDLETLEHIRVVQKDIDLVKNDIEIDRREQTRLKNILAEKERQGERKKIEKDSLIAQLNKEEIYHKKNITTLEIKKKNIEKEIERIIIERARQVKNVDISTAKSKIGKMRKPIEGNYAVTFGQKKQGNVISSGIEISSSLGSKVDAAASGKIIYAGKFQGLGKVVMIDYGYNMIGVYGNLISHYVKVGDVVQAGQNIGILGMSTDGKPNLYYELRFNLKAVNPVLMF from the coding sequence GTGAGAAAATGCGTAGTTTTTTTCTTGATACTCTCATCACTTTCGTACGGAGATCAGCTATCTGATATGAAAAAAAAGGTGGGGGACATAGAGAAGGGGATAAAAAAAAGCAGCAAGGAGATAAAAGTAATAGGGCAGAACAGAGAGCTCATAAAAAAACAGATAAATGATCTTGAGAGTGAATTGAAAAAGATTGAAAGTGAAAAAAAAGAGCTCATGGTAAAAATATCAAGCTTATCTAAAAAAATTGAATACAGCAAAAGTAATCTAGATTTCAGTTCAAAAGAGCTTAAAATAAGAAATAAAGAATACAATGCAAAGCTAGAGGCTTGGAACAGAGTCAAAAAGAATAAGAATGAGAAAGAGTATATACAAAGCAATAAGAGAAACTTCAAAGAGTTGTTATATTCTGATCTTGAAACTCTAGAACATATAAGGGTAGTACAAAAGGATATTGACCTGGTAAAAAATGATATAGAGATAGACAGAAGAGAGCAAACCAGGCTAAAAAATATCCTAGCAGAAAAAGAGAGGCAGGGAGAGAGAAAGAAAATCGAAAAAGATTCCCTAATAGCCCAGCTTAACAAGGAAGAAATATATCATAAAAAAAATATCACAACCCTTGAAATTAAGAAAAAAAATATAGAAAAAGAGATAGAAAGGATAATAATAGAGAGAGCTAGACAGGTAAAAAATGTAGATATCTCAACTGCAAAATCCAAAATAGGCAAGATGAGGAAACCTATAGAGGGGAACTATGCAGTTACATTTGGACAAAAAAAACAGGGAAATGTAATAAGCAGTGGGATAGAGATAAGTTCTAGTTTGGGAAGCAAAGTAGATGCAGCTGCTTCTGGAAAGATAATCTATGCAGGGAAATTCCAAGGTCTTGGAAAAGTGGTAATGATTGACTATGGGTATAACATGATAGGTGTTTATGGAAATCTCATAAGTCATTATGTTAAAGTTGGAGATGTAGTGCAGGCAGGTCAAAATATAGGTATACTTGGAATGTCTACAGACGGAAAACCTAATTTATATTATGAACTTAGATTTAACTTGAAAGCTGTAAATCCCGTACTTATGTTTTAA